Proteins from a single region of Haemorhous mexicanus isolate bHaeMex1 chromosome 4, bHaeMex1.pri, whole genome shotgun sequence:
- the MSMO1 gene encoding methylsterol monooxygenase 1: MAMNDSVNILNSAYLAVEYIDSFLPDNPLQQPFKNAWNYMLDNYTKFQIATWGSLIVHEVAYFLLCVPGFIFQFIPYMQKYKIQQDKPETWEKQWKCFKTLLFNHFCIQLPLICGTYYFTEYFNIPYGWEDMPRWYVLVGQCFGCAVIEDAWHYFLHRLLHHKRIYKYIHKVHHEFVSPFGMQAEYAHPLETLILGAGFFIGIVVFCNHVVLLWAWVICRLMETIDVHSGYDVPLNPLHLVPFYAGARFHDFHHMNFIGNYASTFTWWDRLFGTDSQFIAYQEKEKKKQCVTKKKAN, translated from the exons ATGGCCATGAATGACAGCGTTAATATCTTGAACTCTGCTTATCTGGCAGTGGAATATATAGACTCCTTCTTACCTGACAATCCCCTGCAGCAACCATTTAAAAATGCCTGGAATTACATGCTGGATAACTACACAAAGTTCCAGATTGCAACTTGGGGATCACTTATAGTTCATGAAGTTGCATACTTTTTGCTGTGTGTACCAGGATTTATCTTTCAGTTTATACCATACATGCAAAAGTATAAAATTCAACAG gATAAACCAGAAACATGGGAAAAACAGTGGAAATGTTTCAAAACCCTCCTCTTCAATCACTTCTGCATTCAGCTCCCCCTGATTTGTGGTACCTATTACTTCACAGAGTATTTTAACATCCCATATGGGTGGGAAGATATGCCGAGATG gtATGTTCTGGTTGGCCAGTGTTTTGGATGTGCAGTGATTGAGGATGCCTGGCACTATTTTCTGCATAGATTACTGCATCACAAGAGAATATACAAGTATATCCATAAGGTTCACCATGAGTTTGTT TCTCCATTTGGAATGCAAGCAGAATATGCTCATCCTCTGGAAACACTGATCCTTGGAGCTGGCTTTTTTATTGGAATTGTTGTTTTCTGTAACCACGTGGTTCTTCTGTGGGCGTGGGTGATCTGTCGCTTGATGGAAACCATTGACGTACACAG TGGCTACGATGTCCCGCTGAACCCTCTCCATTTGGTGCCTTTCTACGCTGGGGCCCGTTTCCATGATTTCCACCACATGAACTTCATTGGCAACTACGCCTCGACCTTCACATGGTGGGACAGACTCTTTGGTACAGACTCTCAATTCATTGCCTaccaagaaaaagagaagaagaaacaaTGCGTCACGAAGAAGAAGGCTAACTAA